One Salvelinus alpinus chromosome 9, SLU_Salpinus.1, whole genome shotgun sequence genomic window, AATCGTTGTCCCCCCCGAGTCCTTGCAGGAGACTGATGAATATCACCTAATTCTGGAGTACAAAGCAGGTAAGGACCAAAGGCAACCTGAACCACAACTAAAAATAGGTTTCATAAGCTTTTAATAGCTAGGTGATTAATGGAAACACATTCCTTATTTGTATTTCTTTACCTCAGTGGCCGACAGTGTAGTTAGGCTACCTATCAAAATATTTGTCTGTCCTTTTGCCTCTATCTAGGGGAGCAGTGGGGTGCGACACGGGCTCCCCAAGCCAACCGCTTCATCTTCTCCCATGACGTGTCCAATGGGGAGATGAGAGCACTGGAGATGTTCGTGGCCAGCCTGGATGAGTTCCAGCCAGACCTGGTGGTCCTGTCCGGTCTGCACATGATGGAGGGCCAGGGGAGGCAGATGTGGGAGCAAAGGCTCAAAGAGGTCCGTAGCAAAGCACAAACAACAGCACAATAGTATAGCGCATTTAGGGTTCTCGCCAGAGTTTTGTTAAACTTTTGTATAGACTGAGATGGTTTGCTTGATACCTTTTCAGGCAGTGACGGCCATTTCTGACGTCCGCAACGCGGTCCCCGTCCACCTGGAGCTGGCAAGCATGACTGACAAAGACTACATGAACAGCATCATGCAAGAGGTAAAGGTGTAGGTTTAACAGTAACTAAAATACAAGTTTGGCAGAACtcaatattataatttttttttttaaaggccctGTCTGGTTAAAATCGGGATTTCTATCAAATTTGATCATATTTGTACGTGATGTCGTCAAAATAGGTGATGTCAATTTAAAGTGGATTATAGCGCTGCGTAATAAAGTCATGTATTGGAGCTGATGCATACAATAAACTATTTGGTGTTGTGTTCTGTTAGCAGGTCATGCCCATAGTGACATCCATCGGGCTGAATGAGCAGGAGCTACTTTTCCTCTCCCAGGCCGGCACAGGGCCTCACGCTGAGCTGGCCTCCTGGGGGGGCATACCGGATGTAGGCCGAGTCAGTGACATCCTCCTGTGGGTCCTTGAGCAGCATGGACGCAGTGACCCCGAGTCGGAGGCTGACCTCACGCGTATCCACTTTCACACTCTGGCATACCATGTCCTTGCCACTGTGGACGGGCACTGGGCCAACCAGGTGGCCGCCGTGGCAGCAGGGGCCCGTGTGGCCAGCATCCAGGCCTGCGGCCTCCAAAGCATAGATGCCAGTAAGGTGGTCCTTAGAGCTCCGCTGGAGTTCTACAGTTCCCATGGCGAACCTAGAGAGAAGTTGTCCCTGAACCCAACTGAGCCTGTCACTGTTTGGCACCGTGGCAACGTGACCTTTCACCTTGCACCCGTGCTGGTCTGCAAGCAGCCAATCCGGACAGTAGGGCTGGGGGACGCCATCTCAGCAGAGGGGCTCGTATACTCTGAGCTCAGGCCACAGCTGCCATTTTTGTGAGGTCCTTTTTTGTTATactctttttattttattgtatggTGGTGTGCACCATATCTCCCCAACCAACCAGTGATGTCTTTACCTGTACTGTAGCTTTTTCTTGGGTTGAAATTCTGATCCTTGGTTAGCTAAGTATTTTGCACTGGGCACAGTTTAAGCCATTTCTGTAACTCCAAGGAGTTGTGCTGGGTTACCTCTGATTTCATTTGCCTTGTGAAAATTCTATGTAAATGTTTGTGTACAAAGACAATGCCAAAGCTGCTTGTCAGTTCGGTTTGGAGGGGGGGGAAATGGAAAAATATTCAGCGATATGGTCTCCATAAGTAGCGGTGCGATTTCAGACAGAGTTTGAGCTTTCATGCTGCACAATAGAGGAGCAAACTCCTGTGCACATATGCAGATGCTGAACAGTGCCAATGAGTTCAGCCTCTTGCATCACACTCTTTTGGAAGTTTATTTTCACATCATCTCGCTGAGTCTTAGTTCAATTTCCTTCAATAATCTTTTCTTGTTGACCCTGTTCAGAACAAGCTCCCTCATCCAAGCACTATAGTTGGGgaaagtggggtaagttgagccaagtggttagttgagccaccccttgtttctaggaaacgaTACATTTTGTGTAtcatgtgaccaaatatttaggaagaggtcataatttcatggagtctgtgaaggaagaaagaaaccacatggaaaaagtggtccaaagggtaaaaaaaaaaatcagtcaAATTCATTTCTGTTATAGGTTTCATgtttgtatctaaaccaaagtagattgtTTTATACATCAGTTGCCGTTTCTATAAGCtgcaatatgaggtcctaaacctagcattaAAGTGCATTCttgtagctacagtatatggGCTAGTGTTTGGGCTAATATGGGCTAGTGTTTGCTTCGGGGTAAATTGAACCAATCACTACCATACCCCATACAAATTAtgattattttgttagttttatgCATAGTATTTTAGCAATGTGTCATGCATATGAACTTGAGTAGTGTATTTTTATTGTTACAGCACAGACATCATGCCACGTGTATACAAACGTAAAACAAGCAGGGGTCTAGCCCCCCCTTGAGGTTCTTGAGAGCAGCCAAGGAAGGGAAGAAGTCCATTCA contains:
- the adpgk gene encoding ADP-dependent glucokinase isoform X2 codes for the protein MWRKAAVAALLALAVGYFYHTNPELPEQVLQYLSLPHPSTQGDPTLEQVISTAWETLITAPASQWGRVAVGVNACVDVVVSGIGLLQALAVDPGMGRDHEVLHSKEELKEAFIHYMERGSAAERFFTDKEVFQRIARAAAEYPGAQLYVGGNAALIGQKLATYPQLMVLLCGPVGPKLHEMLDEQIVVPPESLQETDEYHLILEYKAGEQWGATRAPQANRFIFSHDVSNGEMRALEMFVASLDEFQPDLVVLSGLHMMEGQGRQMWEQRLKEAVTAISDVRNAVPVHLELASMTDKDYMNSIMQEQVMPIVTSIGLNEQELLFLSQAGTGPHAELASWGGIPDVGRVSDILLWVLEQHGRSDPESEADLTRIHFHTLAYHVLATVDGHWANQVAAVAAGARVASIQACGLQSIDASKVVLRAPLEFYSSHGEPREKLSLNPTEPVTVWHRGNVTFHLAPVLVCKQPIRTVGLGDAISAEGLVYSELRPQLPFL
- the adpgk gene encoding ADP-dependent glucokinase isoform X3, with amino-acid sequence MWRKAAVAALLALAVGYFYHTNPELPEQVLQYLSLPHPSTQGDPTLEQVISTAWETLITAPASQWGRVAVGVNACVDVVVSGIGLLQALAVDPGMGRDHEVLHSKEELKEAFIHYMERGSAAERFFTDKEVFQRIARAAAEYPGAQLYVGGNAALIGQKLATYPQLMVLLCGPVGPKLHEMLDEQIVVPPESLQETDEYHLILEYKAGEQWGATRAPQANRFIFSHDVSNGEMRALEMFVASLDEFQPDLVVLSGLHMMEGQGRQMWEQRLKEAVTAISDVRNAVPVHLELASMTDKDYMNSIMQEVMPIVTSIGLNEQELLFLSQAGTGPHAELASWGGIPDVGRVSDILLWVLEQHGRSDPESEADLTRIHFHTLAYHVLATVDGHWANQVAAVAAGARVASIQACGLQSIDASKVVLRAPLEFYSSHGEPREKLSLNPTEPVTVWHRGNVTFHLAPVLVCKQPIRTVGLGDAISAEGLVYSELRPQLPFL